Genomic window (Streptomyces liliiviolaceus):
GTGCGGGGCGTTGTCCAGGCCGGTCACGGTGAGGACGGCGCCGTTCAGCCCGGCGGGCGCGGAGGCTGCCTTCGAAGGGGCGCGGTAGGTCTTCTTGCCCTTCGCGTAGTTGTGCAGCTGCGTGCCGAACGCCTTCTCCGCGTCCGCCACTTCACCCGTCACCGACACGTAGTGCGTACTGGTGCCGGTGACGGTCAGCCCCGCGGACTTCAGCCAGGCCGTCACCGCGGCCACCTGCGCCCCGGTCGCGCCGAAGCGGGACCGGGCCTGCCGCGCGGTGAGGTACTTCCCGTACGAGGCCGACGACGGGTCGGAGACGGCCTTCGCGTAGGCGCTCAGGCCCGCCGCGTCCCGTCCGGCGAGGTAGACCCGGGCCGACACCCGGGAGCCGTCAGCCGTGGCCCCCTTGTCCGCCCCGGCCGTGGCCCACAGGGGCTTGGTGCCCTGGAGCGTGTCACGGCCGGCCGGACCGTCGGAGGCGTGGGCCGCGGGTATGCCCAGGGCCAGCGCGCCGGCGAGCAGCGGCAGGGTCGCCGCCATGCTCACTCCGGCGCGCACCGCGGCGCGATTGGATCTCATGGAACCCCCAAAGGATCACTGGATGGGGGTCACTCTTGCGATGAACCGTTCATGCCAGGGGAATGGCCGGGACATGGCTGGCCCAAAAACCACCCAAGGAACCGTATGGGAAGGGCATTTGGGGCGTTATGGATCAGTTGCTGTCCGGTTGTGGATCGGTGGTGGATCGGTCGTGGATCAGTTCAGCGGCTTCGCGCCGCGCTGCTCCAGCAGATCCGAGATCAGCTTCATCTCCGACTCCTGGGCCTGCACCATGCCCTGCGCGAGCCGCCGCTCCACACCGACCTGGCAGCGCTCCACACACCCCTTGGCCATGTGCACACCGCCCACGTGATGGGCGTACATGAGCTGCAGATAGCGGACCTCGGCCGCCTTGCCGCTCAGCTTGCGCAGCGCGTCCATCTCGGTGTTGGTCGCCATGCCCGGCATCAGCGCGCCGTCCTCACCGGACCCCATGCCGGCCATGCCCATCCACTCCATGGGCTCGTCGGCGGACACCTTGGGCAGCTCCCACAGGTCCAGCCAGCCGAGCATCATGCCGCGCTGGTTGGCCTGGGTCTGCGCGATGTCGTACGCGAGGCGGCGCACCTCCTCGTCGTCGGTGAGGTCGCGCACGATGTACGACATCTCGACGGCCTGCTGGTGGTGCACGGACATGTCACGGGCGAAACCCGCGTCCGCCGAGTCCGCCGCGGGTGGCCGCATCCCGGAGTCGTCGCCGTCGGCGACCGCGTACGTGATCGCCCCGGCCGCCACGAGGACGGCCGCGGCTGCTCCGGTGATCCAGCCCGCGGACTTCATCTTCCTCACTTCGACAGGCCGTTGGTGCAGGCGGCGCCGGGCTCCGGCGTCTGCTCGCCCTGGACGTACGTCTCGAAGAACGTGCCGACGTCCGGGTCGCTCGCGCTCTTCACCGTCCGCTGGTGACCCCACGCGGAGAGCATGATCGGGTCCTTCTGGTCCTCGACGGGGCTCATCAGCGAGTACGGCGTCTTCTTGACCTTCTCCGCGAGCGCCTTCACGTCGGCGTCGGACGCCTTGCTGTTGTACGTCACCCAGACCGCGCCGTGCTCCAGCGAGTGCACGGCGTTCTCGTTCTTGATCGCGTCCTCGTAGACGTCGCCGTTGCAGTTCATCCACACCTGGTTGTGGTCACCGCCGACCGGGGGCTCCATCGGGTACTTCACGTCCTTGGTGACGTGGTTCTGCGTGAGCTTGGTGCTCCACTTCTTCACGCCGTCCTTGCCCGTGACGAACTTCCCCGACGCCGCCTTCGAGTCGCTCGCCGCGCTGTCGCTGTCGTCGGACTGCGACTTGATCAGGAACGCGCCACCGGCGACGAGACCGGCGACGACGATCACGCTGGCGGTGATCGTGAGGATCCGGTTGCGCCGCTCGCGGGACTGCTCGGCGCGCCGCATCTCCTCTATCCGCGCCTTGCGCGACGCGGACTCTGTCTTCTTGGCGGAACCCATGGGGTGGTCCTTCTGGGGGAAAGGGGCGGTGGAGTGGTCTGCTGATCGTAGTGGGGGAGGAGGGGTTCCAGGTGGGGAGCCCTGGGGATTGGCCAAATGGTCGGGGCCGCGACAGATAATTTGAAGCCGGGATGCGCATTATTTACGCTGCCGGTATGCGGCTGTTGCGATCGACCGACCTGGCTCTGCGCGTCCTGATGCGGCTCGCTGTCGCGGAGGACGCCGCGACGCCGACGACGCGGGACGTGGCGGCGGCGATGGAGGTGCCGTACACGCATGCGGCGAAGGTGGTCGCCGAGCTCCAGCACCTCGGGCTGCTCTCCGCGCGGCGGGGGCGCGGGGGTGGGCTCGCGCTCACGGAGGAGGGGCGGGGGGCGTCGGTGGGGGCGGTCGTGCGGGTCTTCGAGGGCGAGGGGGATGTCGTCGACTGCGAGGGGGCGTCGCCGTGTCCGTTGCACACGGGGTGCCGCCTGCGGGTCGCCTTGCGGCGGGCCCAGGAGGCGTTCTACGCGTCCCTGGACCCGCTGACGATCAGGGACATGGTGGCTGCGCCGACGGGTCCGTTGCTGCTGGACATCACGATGAGATGAGCGGGCTTGTCGGTCGGCTGCGGCCCGGTGGGGGCCGTTCGCACAGTTCCCCGCGCCCCTTGGGGGGTGCCGCCTCGGGTTTGCCGGTCGGCTGCGGGCCGGTGGGGGTCGGCCGCGCAGTTCCCCGCGCCCCTTTGGGGCGGGCACAGGTGGCCGTCCGCGCCAGCCCCCACCGGACCCGCTTTTCAGGGGCGCGGGGAACGGCGCAATCGTTGAGGTGCACGAGGAGCGGCGGCCAGCCCCCACCGGACCCGCTTTCCAGGGGCGCGGGGAACGGCGCAATCCTTGAGGTGCACGAGGAGCGGCGGCCAACCCCCACCGGGCCCGTCTTTCAGGGGCGCGGGGAACGGCGCAATCTTTAACGAGCACGAGGAGCGGCGGCCAGCCCCCACCGGGCCCGCTTTTCAGGGGCGCGGGGAACGGCGCGGTCAGCCCCCACCCACCCGCAGCCAAGGCGCAACCCCGCCCCCTCGGCGAGGCGGAGCCCCTGTCAGGCGTCGGCGTCCGCCAACCACAGGTCCGGCCCGAACACCTCGTAGTGGATGTCGGCAGCAGCGACCCCCTTCGCGAGAAGCTGCCCCCGCACCGCCCGCATGAACGGCAACGGCCCACACAGATACGCCCGCGTGCCCGACGCGACCACCACTCCGGAGAGATCGACCAGCCCCACCCGCTCGACCGGATGCCCCGCCGCAACCCCCCGCTCGTACCAGAAGTGCGCCACCCCGTCGGCAAGCTTCGAGACGCACCCCGCGTGCTCCTCGCGCAGAGCGTGCTCCCCCGGGGACCGGTCCGCGTGCACCACGGTCACCGGCCCCCGATGCCCGGACGCCACGAGCTGCTCCAGCATGGCGATCATCGGCGTCACCCCGATACCCGCGGACGCGAGCAGCACCGGCGCCTCCGAGCCGGCGTCGAGGACGAGATCCCCGTACGGGGCGGACACGTCGAGCGTGCTGCCGACCTCCACGCGCGCGTGGAGGTGGTTGGAGACCTCCCCCTCGGGCGCACCCCCGCCGTGCACCCGCTTCACACCGATCCGGCGTACGGACGAGCCGGCCGCGCCGATGAGGCTGTACTGCCGGGTCTGGAGCGCCCCGTCCGGCAGCTCGACGCGCACGGAGACGTACTGGCCGGGCCGGAAGGCGGGCGCGGGGGAGCCGTCGGCCGGGCGGATCAGGAAGGTGGCCACGTCCGCGGTCTCCTCGACGCGCTCGACGACCTCCCAGGCCCGCCGCCCACCCGGGCCGCCGTCCACGCCGTCCGCCTCGCTCGCCGCGTACAGCCGCTTCTCGATGGCGATGAGGGCGTTGGCCATCAGCCAGTACACCTCGGTCCAGGCGGCGGCGACCTGAGGGGTGACCGCCTCGCCGAGGACGTCGGCGATGGCGGCGAAGAGGTACTGGTGGACCACCGGGTACTGCTCGGGCGCGATGCCCAGGGACGCGTGCTTGTGCGCGATGCGGTTCAGCATCGCGTCGGGCCGTACGTCCGGCCGCTCGACGAGCTGGGTCGCGAACGCGGCGAACGCGCCCGCCAGGGCCTGGCGCTGGGTTCCCGAGGACTGGTTGCCGCGGTTGAAGAGGTCGCGCAGCAGCTCGGGGTGGGCGGCGAAGAGGCCCGCGTAGAAGCGGTCGCTGATCTCTCCCAGGGCCCCGCCGACGGCGGGAAGGGTGGCACGGACGGTGGCGGCGGACTGCTCGGACAGCATCGGG
Coding sequences:
- a CDS encoding DUF305 domain-containing protein gives rise to the protein MKSAGWITGAAAAVLVAAGAITYAVADGDDSGMRPPAADSADAGFARDMSVHHQQAVEMSYIVRDLTDDEEVRRLAYDIAQTQANQRGMMLGWLDLWELPKVSADEPMEWMGMAGMGSGEDGALMPGMATNTEMDALRKLSGKAAEVRYLQLMYAHHVGGVHMAKGCVERCQVGVERRLAQGMVQAQESEMKLISDLLEQRGAKPLN
- a CDS encoding DUF3105 domain-containing protein translates to MGSAKKTESASRKARIEEMRRAEQSRERRNRILTITASVIVVAGLVAGGAFLIKSQSDDSDSAASDSKAASGKFVTGKDGVKKWSTKLTQNHVTKDVKYPMEPPVGGDHNQVWMNCNGDVYEDAIKNENAVHSLEHGAVWVTYNSKASDADVKALAEKVKKTPYSLMSPVEDQKDPIMLSAWGHQRTVKSASDPDVGTFFETYVQGEQTPEPGAACTNGLSK
- a CDS encoding RrF2 family transcriptional regulator, which gives rise to MRLLRSTDLALRVLMRLAVAEDAATPTTRDVAAAMEVPYTHAAKVVAELQHLGLLSARRGRGGGLALTEEGRGASVGAVVRVFEGEGDVVDCEGASPCPLHTGCRLRVALRRAQEAFYASLDPLTIRDMVAAPTGPLLLDITMR
- a CDS encoding globin domain-containing protein, with translation MLSEQSAATVRATLPAVGGALGEISDRFYAGLFAAHPELLRDLFNRGNQSSGTQRQALAGAFAAFATQLVERPDVRPDAMLNRIAHKHASLGIAPEQYPVVHQYLFAAIADVLGEAVTPQVAAAWTEVYWLMANALIAIEKRLYAASEADGVDGGPGGRRAWEVVERVEETADVATFLIRPADGSPAPAFRPGQYVSVRVELPDGALQTRQYSLIGAAGSSVRRIGVKRVHGGGAPEGEVSNHLHARVEVGSTLDVSAPYGDLVLDAGSEAPVLLASAGIGVTPMIAMLEQLVASGHRGPVTVVHADRSPGEHALREEHAGCVSKLADGVAHFWYERGVAAGHPVERVGLVDLSGVVVASGTRAYLCGPLPFMRAVRGQLLAKGVAAADIHYEVFGPDLWLADADA